In the genome of Anomalospiza imberbis isolate Cuckoo-Finch-1a 21T00152 chromosome 27, ASM3175350v1, whole genome shotgun sequence, one region contains:
- the PWWP3A gene encoding PWWP domain-containing DNA repair factor 3A isoform X3 yields the protein MTDQEFVLCKWKRRLWPAKVLCKPGVAGSGPVVATKKMGFKAEILGLEKQVSVSSANVVPLTEEQIKAIASTLEQKKSVSEAVEELQYRCSLKIALDILHQTDSCSEMPPAEGPNPEFSREKSAPPSPSHGFLLLSRSKKSEPEAAKRKRKPQNNCGLKDDPKARSQGGSVAPEGSGKAPGSGTNPARCCARDSSVAPAPDSHNCKKTEPKSSPRQRKIQPKMGNGVSCKPEAGRSQQERKRRCRDDSPQDQAQVAPEEGSPSVPSQFGTVDPSRKTGTRPGRAFLDSSCETAADELEKSISSESLAKQLDGRREAEGGKHLDGAGVVSGTDRKCRNHPGASPGPSGAFPRPQEEDSQDPSHLAGNKAPDSEEDEGLEPSGMSSRRVSSESLPPLSPLTDEEEENLPSVLSYREPKFFEEGMLVWCKLRRYPYWPAVVKAVKRKHRKACVLFIDGTTNEKKKGFSVSLKSLKHFDCEEKQELIEQAKENYSREIEWCLQLILDYRIRVGCHSFTGSFLEYFAADISYPVRKEGYQSVVQLAFPNTEEGAGHSSSDTSPQKPPRRLLPDRTRAARDRENKKLVEFIVKTKGAEEHLLGILKSGKQSRWLKKFLNSSRYMTCVETYLEDEEQLDLVVGYLKEVYREMDTKNLHQILGDGIRFILDVLLPEAIICAIAAVDDIDYEKAEEKYIKGPPVSKRERELFDEQVLASKKLKMEPEPAES from the exons AGTCAGCGTGAGCTCTGCAAACGTGGTTCCCCTGACAGAGGAACAGATCAAGGCCATCGCCTCCACcctgg AGCAAAAGAAAAGCGTGAGTGAGGCCGTGGAGGAGCTGCAGTATCGCTGTTCCCTTAAAATTGCCCTGGATATTCTCCATCAGACTGACTCCTGCAGTGAAATGCCACCTGCAGAAGGACCAAATCCCGAATTTTCCCGGGAGAAATCTGCCCCACCCAGCCCCTCCCACGGCTTCTTGTTGCTCTCTCGCTCTAAGAAGTCGGAACCTGAGGCTgccaagaggaaaagaaaaccccagaatAACTGTGGGCTCAAGGATGATCCCAAGGCGCGCAGCCAGGGAGGTTCTGTGGCTCCAGAGGGGAGTGGAAAAGCACCTGGAAGtggcacaaac CCTGCCaggtgctgtgccagggactcgAGTGTGGCACCAGCCCCTGACAGTCACAACTGCAAAAAAACAGAACCAAAGTCATCACCCAGGCAGAGGAAAATCCAGCCCAAAATGGGGAATGGAGTCTCCTGTAAGCCAGAGGCTGGAAGAAGTcagcaagaaaggaaaagaagatgtAGGGATGATTCCCCCCAGGATCAAGCACAGGTGGCTCCTGAGGAGGGgtctccctctgtccccagtcAATTTGGCACTGTGGACCCTTCGAGAAAGACAGGAACTCGGCCTGGGAGAGCGTTCCTGGATTCCTCCTGTGAAACTGCCGCGGATGAGTTGGAGAAAAGCATCAGCAGCGAGAGCCTGGCAAAGCAGCTGGACGGGAGGAGAGAGGCAGAGGGTGGAAAACACCTGGATGGGGCAGGTGTGGTCTCAGGCACAGACAGGAAATGCAGGAACCACCCTGGAGCCTCACCTGGGCCTTCTGGTGCCTTCCCTCGGCCTCAGGAGGAGGACAGCCAGGATCCCTCACACCTGGCTGGGAATAAAGCCCCTGACTCCGAGGAAGATGAAG GGCTGGAACCCTCTGGGATGTCTTCCAGGAGAGTTTCCTCGGAGAGCCTCCCTCCACTCTCGCCTCTGACagatgaagaggaggaaaatttGCCAAGCGTTCTGTCCTATCGAG AACCCAAATTCTTCGAGGAAGGGATGTTGGTGTGGTGCAAGCTGCGGCGGTATCCGTACTGGCCAGCTGTG GTGAAAGCAGTGAAGAGGAAGCACCGGAAGGCCTGTGTGCTCTTCATAGATGGCACCacaaatgagaagaaaaaagg TTTCTCAGTGTCTCTGAAGAGCCTGAAGCATTTTGACTGTGAGGAGAAGCAGGAACTCATC GAACAGGCCAAGGAGAACTATTCCAGGGAAATCGAGTGGTGCCTCCAGCTGATCCTGGACTATCGGATCCGCGTGG gCTGTCATTCTTTCACCGGGTCCTTCCTGGAGTATTTTGCTGCTGATATCA GCTACCCAGTGAGGAAGGAGGGATACCAGAGTGTGGTGCAGCTGGCATTCCCAAACACAGAGGAAGGCGCTGGACACTCTTCCTCGGACACCTCCCCCCAGAAGCCCCCGAGGAGGCTCCTTCCTGACAGGACCCGAgctgccagggacagggagaacaAGAAGCTGGTGGAGTTCATAGTGAAGACCAAAGGGGCTGAAGAGCATCTCCTGGGGATCTTGAAAAGTGGGAAACAATCCCGCTGGCTGAAGAAATTCCTGAATTCCAGCCGGTACATGACCTGTGTGGAGACTTACTtggaggatgaggagcagctggaccTGGTGGTTGGGTACCTGAAGGAGGTGTACAGGGAGATGGACACCAAGAACCTGCACCAGATCCTGGGGGATGGCATCAGGTTCATCCTAGATGTGCTTTTACCTGAG GCCATCATCTGTGCCATTGCTGCTGTGGATGACATTGATTACGAGAAGGCAGAAGAGAAGTACATTAAAGGACCACCTGTGAGCAAAAG agagAGAGAGTTGTTTGATGAGCAAGTCCTGGCAAGCAAGAAGCTCAAGATGGAGCCGGAGCCGGCGGAGAGCTGA
- the PWWP3A gene encoding PWWP domain-containing DNA repair factor 3A isoform X2 produces MTDQEFVLCKWKRRLWPAKVLCKPGVAGSGPVVATKKMGFKAEILGLEKQVSVSSANVVPLTEEQIKAIASTLEQKKSVSEAVEELQYRCSLKIALDILHQTDSCSEMPPAEGPNPEFSREKSAPPSPSHGFLLLSRSKKSEPEAAKRKRKPQNNCGLKDDPKARSQGGSVAPEGSGKAPGSGTNLSRARGGGTNPARCCARDSSVAPAPDSHNCKKTEPKSSPRQRKIQPKMGNGVSCKPEAGRSQQERKRRCRDDSPQDQAQVAPEEGSPSVPSQFGTVDPSRKTGTRPGRAFLDSSCETAADELEKSISSESLAKQLDGRREAEGGKHLDGAGVVSGTDRKCRNHPGASPGPSGAFPRPQEEDSQDPSHLAGNKAPDSEEDEGLEPSGMSSRRVSSESLPPLSPLTDEEEENLPSVLSYREPKFFEEGMLVWCKLRRYPYWPAVVKAVKRKHRKACVLFIDGTTNEKKKGFSVSLKSLKHFDCEEKQELIEQAKENYSREIEWCLQLILDYRIRVGCHSFTGSFLEYFAADISYPVRKEGYQSVVQLAFPNTEEGAGHSSSDTSPQKPPRRLLPDRTRAARDRENKKLVEFIVKTKGAEEHLLGILKSGKQSRWLKKFLNSSRYMTCVETYLEDEEQLDLVVGYLKEVYREMDTKNLHQILGDGIRFILDVLLPEAIICAIAAVDDIDYEKAEEKYIKGPPVSKRERELFDEQVLASKKLKMEPEPAES; encoded by the exons AGTCAGCGTGAGCTCTGCAAACGTGGTTCCCCTGACAGAGGAACAGATCAAGGCCATCGCCTCCACcctgg AGCAAAAGAAAAGCGTGAGTGAGGCCGTGGAGGAGCTGCAGTATCGCTGTTCCCTTAAAATTGCCCTGGATATTCTCCATCAGACTGACTCCTGCAGTGAAATGCCACCTGCAGAAGGACCAAATCCCGAATTTTCCCGGGAGAAATCTGCCCCACCCAGCCCCTCCCACGGCTTCTTGTTGCTCTCTCGCTCTAAGAAGTCGGAACCTGAGGCTgccaagaggaaaagaaaaccccagaatAACTGTGGGCTCAAGGATGATCCCAAGGCGCGCAGCCAGGGAGGTTCTGTGGCTCCAGAGGGGAGTGGAAAAGCACCTGGAAGtggcacaaacctttccagagCAC GTGGGGGTGGAACAAACCCTGCCaggtgctgtgccagggactcgAGTGTGGCACCAGCCCCTGACAGTCACAACTGCAAAAAAACAGAACCAAAGTCATCACCCAGGCAGAGGAAAATCCAGCCCAAAATGGGGAATGGAGTCTCCTGTAAGCCAGAGGCTGGAAGAAGTcagcaagaaaggaaaagaagatgtAGGGATGATTCCCCCCAGGATCAAGCACAGGTGGCTCCTGAGGAGGGgtctccctctgtccccagtcAATTTGGCACTGTGGACCCTTCGAGAAAGACAGGAACTCGGCCTGGGAGAGCGTTCCTGGATTCCTCCTGTGAAACTGCCGCGGATGAGTTGGAGAAAAGCATCAGCAGCGAGAGCCTGGCAAAGCAGCTGGACGGGAGGAGAGAGGCAGAGGGTGGAAAACACCTGGATGGGGCAGGTGTGGTCTCAGGCACAGACAGGAAATGCAGGAACCACCCTGGAGCCTCACCTGGGCCTTCTGGTGCCTTCCCTCGGCCTCAGGAGGAGGACAGCCAGGATCCCTCACACCTGGCTGGGAATAAAGCCCCTGACTCCGAGGAAGATGAAG GGCTGGAACCCTCTGGGATGTCTTCCAGGAGAGTTTCCTCGGAGAGCCTCCCTCCACTCTCGCCTCTGACagatgaagaggaggaaaatttGCCAAGCGTTCTGTCCTATCGAG AACCCAAATTCTTCGAGGAAGGGATGTTGGTGTGGTGCAAGCTGCGGCGGTATCCGTACTGGCCAGCTGTG GTGAAAGCAGTGAAGAGGAAGCACCGGAAGGCCTGTGTGCTCTTCATAGATGGCACCacaaatgagaagaaaaaagg TTTCTCAGTGTCTCTGAAGAGCCTGAAGCATTTTGACTGTGAGGAGAAGCAGGAACTCATC GAACAGGCCAAGGAGAACTATTCCAGGGAAATCGAGTGGTGCCTCCAGCTGATCCTGGACTATCGGATCCGCGTGG gCTGTCATTCTTTCACCGGGTCCTTCCTGGAGTATTTTGCTGCTGATATCA GCTACCCAGTGAGGAAGGAGGGATACCAGAGTGTGGTGCAGCTGGCATTCCCAAACACAGAGGAAGGCGCTGGACACTCTTCCTCGGACACCTCCCCCCAGAAGCCCCCGAGGAGGCTCCTTCCTGACAGGACCCGAgctgccagggacagggagaacaAGAAGCTGGTGGAGTTCATAGTGAAGACCAAAGGGGCTGAAGAGCATCTCCTGGGGATCTTGAAAAGTGGGAAACAATCCCGCTGGCTGAAGAAATTCCTGAATTCCAGCCGGTACATGACCTGTGTGGAGACTTACTtggaggatgaggagcagctggaccTGGTGGTTGGGTACCTGAAGGAGGTGTACAGGGAGATGGACACCAAGAACCTGCACCAGATCCTGGGGGATGGCATCAGGTTCATCCTAGATGTGCTTTTACCTGAG GCCATCATCTGTGCCATTGCTGCTGTGGATGACATTGATTACGAGAAGGCAGAAGAGAAGTACATTAAAGGACCACCTGTGAGCAAAAG agagAGAGAGTTGTTTGATGAGCAAGTCCTGGCAAGCAAGAAGCTCAAGATGGAGCCGGAGCCGGCGGAGAGCTGA
- the PWWP3A gene encoding PWWP domain-containing DNA repair factor 3A isoform X1 codes for MTDQEFVLCKWKRRLWPAKVLCKPGVAGSGPVVATKKMGFKAEILGLEKQVSVSSANVVPLTEEQIKAIASTLEQKKSVSEAVEELQYRCSLKIALDILHQTDSCSEMPPAEGPNPEFSREKSAPPSPSHGFLLLSRSKKSEPEAAKRKRKPQNNCGLKDDPKARSQGGSVAPEGSGKAPGSGTNLSRAPGSGASPARTRGGGTNPARCCARDSSVAPAPDSHNCKKTEPKSSPRQRKIQPKMGNGVSCKPEAGRSQQERKRRCRDDSPQDQAQVAPEEGSPSVPSQFGTVDPSRKTGTRPGRAFLDSSCETAADELEKSISSESLAKQLDGRREAEGGKHLDGAGVVSGTDRKCRNHPGASPGPSGAFPRPQEEDSQDPSHLAGNKAPDSEEDEGLEPSGMSSRRVSSESLPPLSPLTDEEEENLPSVLSYREPKFFEEGMLVWCKLRRYPYWPAVVKAVKRKHRKACVLFIDGTTNEKKKGFSVSLKSLKHFDCEEKQELIEQAKENYSREIEWCLQLILDYRIRVGCHSFTGSFLEYFAADISYPVRKEGYQSVVQLAFPNTEEGAGHSSSDTSPQKPPRRLLPDRTRAARDRENKKLVEFIVKTKGAEEHLLGILKSGKQSRWLKKFLNSSRYMTCVETYLEDEEQLDLVVGYLKEVYREMDTKNLHQILGDGIRFILDVLLPEAIICAIAAVDDIDYEKAEEKYIKGPPVSKRERELFDEQVLASKKLKMEPEPAES; via the exons AGTCAGCGTGAGCTCTGCAAACGTGGTTCCCCTGACAGAGGAACAGATCAAGGCCATCGCCTCCACcctgg AGCAAAAGAAAAGCGTGAGTGAGGCCGTGGAGGAGCTGCAGTATCGCTGTTCCCTTAAAATTGCCCTGGATATTCTCCATCAGACTGACTCCTGCAGTGAAATGCCACCTGCAGAAGGACCAAATCCCGAATTTTCCCGGGAGAAATCTGCCCCACCCAGCCCCTCCCACGGCTTCTTGTTGCTCTCTCGCTCTAAGAAGTCGGAACCTGAGGCTgccaagaggaaaagaaaaccccagaatAACTGTGGGCTCAAGGATGATCCCAAGGCGCGCAGCCAGGGAGGTTCTGTGGCTCCAGAGGGGAGTGGAAAAGCACCTGGAAGtggcacaaacctttccagagCACCTGGAAGTGGAGCAAGCCCTGCCAGAACACGTGGGGGTGGAACAAACCCTGCCaggtgctgtgccagggactcgAGTGTGGCACCAGCCCCTGACAGTCACAACTGCAAAAAAACAGAACCAAAGTCATCACCCAGGCAGAGGAAAATCCAGCCCAAAATGGGGAATGGAGTCTCCTGTAAGCCAGAGGCTGGAAGAAGTcagcaagaaaggaaaagaagatgtAGGGATGATTCCCCCCAGGATCAAGCACAGGTGGCTCCTGAGGAGGGgtctccctctgtccccagtcAATTTGGCACTGTGGACCCTTCGAGAAAGACAGGAACTCGGCCTGGGAGAGCGTTCCTGGATTCCTCCTGTGAAACTGCCGCGGATGAGTTGGAGAAAAGCATCAGCAGCGAGAGCCTGGCAAAGCAGCTGGACGGGAGGAGAGAGGCAGAGGGTGGAAAACACCTGGATGGGGCAGGTGTGGTCTCAGGCACAGACAGGAAATGCAGGAACCACCCTGGAGCCTCACCTGGGCCTTCTGGTGCCTTCCCTCGGCCTCAGGAGGAGGACAGCCAGGATCCCTCACACCTGGCTGGGAATAAAGCCCCTGACTCCGAGGAAGATGAAG GGCTGGAACCCTCTGGGATGTCTTCCAGGAGAGTTTCCTCGGAGAGCCTCCCTCCACTCTCGCCTCTGACagatgaagaggaggaaaatttGCCAAGCGTTCTGTCCTATCGAG AACCCAAATTCTTCGAGGAAGGGATGTTGGTGTGGTGCAAGCTGCGGCGGTATCCGTACTGGCCAGCTGTG GTGAAAGCAGTGAAGAGGAAGCACCGGAAGGCCTGTGTGCTCTTCATAGATGGCACCacaaatgagaagaaaaaagg TTTCTCAGTGTCTCTGAAGAGCCTGAAGCATTTTGACTGTGAGGAGAAGCAGGAACTCATC GAACAGGCCAAGGAGAACTATTCCAGGGAAATCGAGTGGTGCCTCCAGCTGATCCTGGACTATCGGATCCGCGTGG gCTGTCATTCTTTCACCGGGTCCTTCCTGGAGTATTTTGCTGCTGATATCA GCTACCCAGTGAGGAAGGAGGGATACCAGAGTGTGGTGCAGCTGGCATTCCCAAACACAGAGGAAGGCGCTGGACACTCTTCCTCGGACACCTCCCCCCAGAAGCCCCCGAGGAGGCTCCTTCCTGACAGGACCCGAgctgccagggacagggagaacaAGAAGCTGGTGGAGTTCATAGTGAAGACCAAAGGGGCTGAAGAGCATCTCCTGGGGATCTTGAAAAGTGGGAAACAATCCCGCTGGCTGAAGAAATTCCTGAATTCCAGCCGGTACATGACCTGTGTGGAGACTTACTtggaggatgaggagcagctggaccTGGTGGTTGGGTACCTGAAGGAGGTGTACAGGGAGATGGACACCAAGAACCTGCACCAGATCCTGGGGGATGGCATCAGGTTCATCCTAGATGTGCTTTTACCTGAG GCCATCATCTGTGCCATTGCTGCTGTGGATGACATTGATTACGAGAAGGCAGAAGAGAAGTACATTAAAGGACCACCTGTGAGCAAAAG agagAGAGAGTTGTTTGATGAGCAAGTCCTGGCAAGCAAGAAGCTCAAGATGGAGCCGGAGCCGGCGGAGAGCTGA